The window CTAGAAGATCGAAAAGTGTCCATTGCGCGCGCAAGAGATACCGTTGAATTCCCTGCCCACTTCGTTCTTGTAGCTACGAGTAACCCATGTCCATGTGGCTATTACGGGTCTTCTAAGACCTGCATATGCCCACCCTATCAGATAGCTAAGTATCGCCAAAAGGTGTCGGGCCCAATCATAGACAGAATAGATTTGTACATCGATGTGGACGAGGTTAAGCACGAGCAACTTCTACGTGACAGCAGTCAAGAATCAAGCAGCTCCATCCAGAAACGAGTCGCCAAGGCACGGAAGCGGCAGCTAGATAGATACAGATCCGTGTCTAAACAAAATGCGACCCTAACCAACCGAGACATAAAAGGTTTTCTTACCATACAGCCAGAAGCAGAAGAGCTCCTTAACCGAGCAGCCCAAAAGCTGGATATTTCTGCCAGAAGTTACATGAAAATCCTCAAGGTCGCGCAGACAATAGCAGACCTGTCGGCACAATCCAGCATACAGCCAGAGCACGTCAGTGAAGCTCTGCAGTATAGGCGACCGAGCAATCAAACTTTTTGACTTTTTGCAAAAGCTTATTGACCCCTGTTTCTGTATCTGTTAAAATCTAGAGTAATCAGCGAATGTTAGAAAAGGAGAAAGTTCCATCGACAAATTTACCCGCCTGAATGAGGCAATTCGGGCAGCGAGTTTACGCGTAATTGATGAAGATGGGCAGCAGCTCGGAATTTTGTCGCGGAGTGAAGCCTTGAAGGCCGCCGAGCAACAAGGACTTGATCTGGTGGAAATATCTCCGGGTGCTAACCCGCCGGTAGCTAAGATCGTTGACTGGGGTAAATACAACTACCAAAAAACCAAACAGGCCCAAAAGAGCAAACGAAACGCTAAGGCGCTCGAGATCAAGCAAATGCGTTTTGGGCTGAAGATAAGTGACCACGACCTAGGAGTGAAACTGCGTAAAGTTACGGACTTTCTGGACACTGGACACAAGGTGAAGATTACGGTATTCTATCGCGGCCGAGAGTTAGCCCACAAAGAGTTGGGATTTAAGCTTGCCGAGAAAGTTATCGAAAAGTTTGGCGAGACAGTTGTAGTGGAACAGAAACCCCAACTAGCCGGCAAACAGCTTAATTTTGTTATAAGGAGCAACAGTAATGCCAAAACTAAAGACGCATAGTGGCACCAAGGACCGCGTACGCATAACCAAGAACGGCAAGGCGCTACACGGTCACGCTACGAGCAACCACTTCTTGCAAAAGAAGAGCGCTGCCCGTAAACGCCGCTTTGCAGTACCCACACTCGTAAGTGGTAAAGCAGTAAAGAGTATTAAGCGAAAGCTAGGAGCTAAATAGATGCGTGTTAAACGAGGAGTAGCCTCACACAAGCGTCACCAGAAGATCCGCAAGGCTACAAAGGGCATGACCCGGGCTAATCGTTCTTCTGTGAAGCGCGGCAAACAAGCCGTCACCAAGTCCTTGCAGTATGCATACCGAGACCGACGAAATCGCAAACGTACTTTTCGTGAGCTATGGAACACACGTATTAATGCTGCAGCCCGCCTAAACGGCACAACCTACAGTCGCCTTATCTCAGGCCTCAAGAAAGCCAACATACAGCTAGACCGCAAAGTCCTAGCCGAGCTGGCCGTAAACGAGCCTGCGGCCTTTACGACGATAGTGAAGACTGCTCAGAAATAAAGCCAGGTAGTGTGTCACTGGGATTGGCAGGCCTACCCAACCAACTGACAGACTTAAAAAAGACACTCCGCTGGAGTGTCTTTTTTAAGACCAGATTATCCGTAAGCCGGGTTCTGTTCTAGCTAATCATCTATCTAGTTCCGCGGTTGCCCACGGAATCAAGCGGGTGTAGCAATGAACTCTGGCGGGACACCAGTCCCGTTTAGCGGGACGAGAGTCCATTTCCTTGCAGCAGACAGGGTTTACCTCTTCCCAGCGTCACCGCGGGGAACTGTGGGCTCTTACCCCACTCGTTTCACCCTTACCACCGAAGTGGCAGTTTCGTTTCTGTGGCACTTTCCCTAGGGTTGCCCCCGGTTGCGGTTAGCAACTGTCTCTCCCTACGCTGCCCGGACTTTCCTCTTACCTACCTTTTGATCAGCGATAGTCGGTGGGTGAAAGCTTTCATTGCTAATGACACTCTTTGCCACCTTCTTCACTTGCCAAAAGGTAGGCAAGCGATTAGCCGATAATCTGGCCAGAAATATTATACCATAAACGGCATGGCTACCGCTGTTTTTTCGCCTCGGCGTCGAGTGTTTCGTTCACTTCTGCATCGGCGAGTTTATTGAGCTCGCGCGGCACGTGTGTGTAAGTGATTTTTTTGAAAGTCTTTGCCTGTTCTTTTATGGCTTCATGGATAGGCCAAAGATCCCTATTTCTTACCTTAAAGATGCCCTTCATCTGATTAACAACCAACAGGCTATCCATAAATACATCCACCTCAAGAGCACCGAGCTTTTGAGCAGCCTCTAGGCCAAACTTGAGTGCTTGGTATTCGGCCTGATTATTCGTAGTAATACCAAGATATACGCCACTCTTGATGATGATGTTGTCTTCTTGATCAAGAAGCACATACCCAGAAGCAGATGCCCCAGGATTGCCTCGAGAGCCACCATCGGCATACATCTTTATGTCCCTGAACTTACCTACCGACACTTGAGGTATTTCTACAATGCGTTGTTTTCCGGTATAAAGCTCATCGATAAAAGTCGCGAAAGAGCGATCCTTATCTGTGACGGCGTTCCCCGCATCGTGGGTGCTCAACCATATCTGTACCTTGTTCCACTCATTGTGCCAGCGCGGATGGTGCTGACGCTCCTCGGCCTCGTGCGCAACCGCCTGCATGAAGGTAAAAGCTTGCGCAAAGTCCTTAAAGGCAAACTCTCGATAGAGTTCATTGTTCTGTTCTTGCCACATGTAGCCAGCCTAATACAAAAGTCGTCTTTTAGCCAGATGGATCGGTGAGTCAGAAAGTTTCAGGCCAAGTGGGACATATCCATAGATACGTTGAACGAGGCTGGGAGTTTCTGGCCACCAAGGCACAGGCTAGGAGCTATTTTGTATTAGGCTGGCTACAAAGTACTTCATTCTAACAGATTAGCTGATACAATTGCACGCATGCGAGTTTCTGATTATACCTACGTGCTGCCAGAGGAGCGTATTGCTCTGTTCCCCCCAGAAGAGCGAGGTGCAAGCCACTTGTTGGTATTGGACAGTCAGTCTGGGAAGATTGAGCACAAGGGCTATCAAGACCTGTTGGAGTACCTTGAGCCCGGCGATGTGGTGGTACTAAATAATACAAAAGTCATAAGGGCACGACTAATGGCGACAACAAGCAGTGGCCAAACAAGAGAGCTCCTTTTGCTTGAGGATCACCACAATACAGTCCGGACAAAGCGCAAGGTTCTTTACCGCGGCAAGCTGCGAGAGACAGAAACACTCACAGTTGGGCCGACGACTGTGCACGTAGACTCAATTCTGGGGGACGGCATTGCCGAGATAAGTAGCCAGCAAGATCTACTTGAGCTAGCCACCCACACGGGAAGTGTCCCCCTGCCGCCATACATGCATCGCGACGCGACGCCAGAAGACACCGAGCGTTATCAGACAGTATTTGCAGAGTCCCCAGGTTCAGTTGCAGCGCCCACTGCATCGTTTAATTTTACCCGGGAGCTCGAGGCAAGGATCCGTGCAAAGAATGTCTCCATTGCCTACCTCACATTGCACGTAGGGCTGGGCACTTTCCTGCCCATTAGATCCGACAATATCCAAGAGCACACCATGCATAGTGAGTATTTTGAGATTCCAAAAAACACAGCAGAAATAATCAAAAATACCCTATATAACAGAGGGAAAATTGTAGCGATTGGCACAACAGTAGCGCGCACTTTGGAATATGCAGCTCCTTCCCTCCTTGGCTCTCCGGCGACTGATGTTTCGGGTGAAGCAGACATATTTATCTACCCTGGGTACACTTTTAAAGTTGTTACCACGCTGCTGACAAACTTCCATGCACCCAAGTCGACTGTGCTTATGCTGGCAGCCGCCAAGGCTGGATGGCAGAATCTAGAACGCGCCTATCACGAGGCACTGGACGAAGATTATATGTTTCTGAGCTATGGTGACTCCATGCTAATCTTATAAACGATGAAACAGCACTCGCTACACACCCTGAGGAAACTTAAACTCATAGCCATTATTGTCACTGCCTGCACTCTTCTTTTGGCGGTCGTTCTTAGTCTTAGCAGCCTTTTGCCTACGTATGAGCTTGCCGGGAAAGCGCTAGATGAGCCTCAGAACACACAATCCATCAAAAAGCTTGAAGGATATCAGAGAAGAGCACATACAGGACAGGCCCTCATGTATCTGTCGATACCCTTCGGGGCAGTTGCACTTGCTCTCTATTTTGCTGAGCAAAAGTCACAGAATCATACGAAATCTAGCGCCCCTCGACCCTAGACTAAGTCGATTGAAATATCGAAGGTGTCGGGTGGCTTTTTTCAGCCATCACTCTGTGCGCCCCTTCTCTAGTACATCTTGCGGAAGCCTGTTAAGGATAGCCGAGTTGTCCAGATAGTCTTTTTCGTACAGGGATAGGCCGTCAGTTTACGTAGTCGACCATCTTTTTTTACTTTTCTCTATACTAGAGAGACATAAGCTTTCAAAAGTGTCAAAATATATCTCAAGTACTCTAGAAATAAAAAAATCCATGCATGATGGATCTTTAATTGGTCGGGGTGACAGGACTTGAACCTGCGACCTCACGGCCCCCAGCCGTACGCGCTAGCCAACTGCGCCACACCCCGACATACAAAACTTTTCACTTATGATAGCACCTCAAGGCCGTGAGGACCTCACGGTCGACGCTGGCGACCCCGAAACTTCATCTTTGAAAACAAGTTTTCAAGAGAAGGTTTCCTTGCAGACTGCCACGGGCAATCTTCACCCCAGCCGTACGCGCTAGCCAACTGCGCCACCCCGACATTAAATTCGCAAATTGTCCTTAGCGAATTTGGAAACAAGAAAGCTGAGCTCGCCGACATGACAACCTGGAATTAAAACCCAGGTGGGTGCTCGCACGGTATAACCACGGCCATACACGAATATTGAACTCCCGAATGATAAGTATTCAGATTATCATTTAGCCAGCGATTACCCAGCTAAGACACATTATACCTGAATACCTGCGCCAAGGAGAAGCCTTAATAAGTCACTACTTATATTGGCAACCAATGGCCCTAGGATAGGAGCCAGTAAAACAAGGAATATGATAAGAGCCGTGAAGCCCATCGATTCTATTTGATACATGATCTTTTGCAACGGCTCAGGTGCAACTGCGTATAAAGCTCGCGAGCCGTCTAACGGCGGGAATGGAATAAGGTTAAAGACAAAGAATGCGATGTTAATCTGGACAAATAACAGAATGAAACTGGCGACCCCCTCTGATAACGACAAAGATCTCCATACGCCAGCACCTGCTAATGCGAGTAACAGGTTAGTAAACGGACCAGCCAGCCCAATAAGTGCCGCCCCAAATTCTTCGTATTTTACGCGCATGGGATTAAACGGTACCGGTTTTGCAGCAAAAATGGGTGGCAAACCAAGCATGATTAGTCCCACCGGTAACAATAAGGTCATGTAGATATCTATATGCCTGAAGGGGTTGAGGGTTAGCCGGCCAAGGTCTTTTGCCGTAGGATCGCCCAGCCAGTGGGCCGTAAAGGCGTGCATCGCCTCATGAAAGCCCATGGAAAATAGGATGACTATAATAATGCTGAGTATGTCGCTGACCGCAAATTGCATGAGCTTATAGTATACCATTGACCTACAGGGGGAAAACAGATATAATCACACCTTGAATCAAAGGAAATCACGATGCAAGTATGTGAACTAACCGGCAAGGGCAAGCAGTTTGGCAACAACATTAGCTTTTCCCAGCGCCACACCAAGAAAGTCTGGAAGCCCAATCTACAGAACAAGACTGTTATTGTTGATGGCAAAAAGGTTACCATGAAGCTGAGCACTCAAGCTATCCGTACCCTTAAGAAAAAAGGCTTGATCCCAGACGCAAAAGCAAAGGCACCACAAAAATAAACTTCTACCTGCTAAAGTAAAAGCTCCCAACTGTTGGGAGCTTTTTAGTTGGTTTGTGATGTGGGGTTATCTCTCTAGTATAACGAGCTGCATCACGTCACTCACTTCGCCAGCTTTTAGCTTGAGCTTGGGCACGGCTTCTTTGGGTTCCATAGCCAAAGCCTTGAGGGCTTCTGAAAGAGGTTGCTGCGGAACCGGGAAATTGAAACCTGGCTCGTCATAGTGAGTGGGAATAACAATCTTGGGCTCTATCTTCTTGATAATCTTGAGCGCACCTATGCCATCTAGGGTGTATCCGTTGCCGCCCACCGGGATAAGCAAGACATC is drawn from Verrucomicrobiia bacterium and contains these coding sequences:
- the rpmI gene encoding 50S ribosomal protein L35; protein product: MPKLKTHSGTKDRVRITKNGKALHGHATSNHFLQKKSAARKRRFAVPTLVSGKAVKSIKRKLGAK
- the rpmB gene encoding 50S ribosomal protein L28, which encodes MQVCELTGKGKQFGNNISFSQRHTKKVWKPNLQNKTVIVDGKKVTMKLSTQAIRTLKKKGLIPDAKAKAPQK
- the rplT gene encoding 50S ribosomal protein L20, which codes for MRVKRGVASHKRHQKIRKATKGMTRANRSSVKRGKQAVTKSLQYAYRDRRNRKRTFRELWNTRINAAARLNGTTYSRLISGLKKANIQLDRKVLAELAVNEPAAFTTIVKTAQK
- the queA gene encoding tRNA preQ1(34) S-adenosylmethionine ribosyltransferase-isomerase QueA, whose product is MRVSDYTYVLPEERIALFPPEERGASHLLVLDSQSGKIEHKGYQDLLEYLEPGDVVVLNNTKVIRARLMATTSSGQTRELLLLEDHHNTVRTKRKVLYRGKLRETETLTVGPTTVHVDSILGDGIAEISSQQDLLELATHTGSVPLPPYMHRDATPEDTERYQTVFAESPGSVAAPTASFNFTRELEARIRAKNVSIAYLTLHVGLGTFLPIRSDNIQEHTMHSEYFEIPKNTAEIIKNTLYNRGKIVAIGTTVARTLEYAAPSLLGSPATDVSGEADIFIYPGYTFKVVTTLLTNFHAPKSTVLMLAAAKAGWQNLERAYHEALDEDYMFLSYGDSMLIL
- the infC gene encoding translation initiation factor IF-3; the protein is MNEAIRAASLRVIDEDGQQLGILSRSEALKAAEQQGLDLVEISPGANPPVAKIVDWGKYNYQKTKQAQKSKRNAKALEIKQMRFGLKISDHDLGVKLRKVTDFLDTGHKVKITVFYRGRELAHKELGFKLAEKVIEKFGETVVVEQKPQLAGKQLNFVIRSNSNAKTKDA
- a CDS encoding 4a-hydroxytetrahydrobiopterin dehydratase; this encodes MWQEQNNELYREFAFKDFAQAFTFMQAVAHEAEERQHHPRWHNEWNKVQIWLSTHDAGNAVTDKDRSFATFIDELYTGKQRIVEIPQVSVGKFRDIKMYADGGSRGNPGASASGYVLLDQEDNIIIKSGVYLGITTNNQAEYQALKFGLEAAQKLGALEVDVFMDSLLVVNQMKGIFKVRNRDLWPIHEAIKEQAKTFKKITYTHVPRELNKLADAEVNETLDAEAKKQR
- a CDS encoding site-2 protease family protein, coding for MQFAVSDILSIIIVILFSMGFHEAMHAFTAHWLGDPTAKDLGRLTLNPFRHIDIYMTLLLPVGLIMLGLPPIFAAKPVPFNPMRVKYEEFGAALIGLAGPFTNLLLALAGAGVWRSLSLSEGVASFILLFVQINIAFFVFNLIPFPPLDGSRALYAVAPEPLQKIMYQIESMGFTALIIFLVLLAPILGPLVANISSDLLRLLLGAGIQV